From Mya arenaria isolate MELC-2E11 chromosome 12, ASM2691426v1, the proteins below share one genomic window:
- the LOC128212240 gene encoding receptor-type tyrosine-protein phosphatase S-like isoform X7, with amino-acid sequence MFALKRLGRNSQTTSEVIRTEELNTKYTDVIHEEENTTEYINNSVALQKPKISVDSLEHYIDSLTEDGTRAVFDSFQQGLIKPYAHSQRSDNVPRNRYRGIYPYDDCRVKLRDEDSDYINASFIDGYKKSKEYIATLGPMSQQLGKEFEPFWQMVWQQKVEKIVMITNMIENASLKCEQYWPNVGTSMMYGEFRITCHSEDMYAEFTRRALTIIRSSKERSFFQLHFTCWPDKGIPDDVTAIIEFRQRVLNTPTSFKGPTLIHCSTGVGRTGTYIALDILTKEGEAERAVDIPGCVVNMRQNRPNMIQTFEQYQYLHKAVVYSLTFNCTPIKAEHFQQYMKTTRRADLNRQFQQLLHTIEQRSKQEANAVKRNKQHLAKIRANADIPGDENRPRLYLGLTTGASDYINAVYIHSFKEKNRFLVAQTPLPETVTDFLTLIVQENCSCVVSFEPDMDKQRNVGIYYPAENMQAMTKGSFEVSSSRETKQPHYVMRSLTIRYKKASGHPSEKTLSHMQFTEWDELKNVPLSIETFLTFLNDVEENKDGPILLHCFDGASRTGLFCVVSMLLQKMAIEHEVSILNAVRKVKAMRRLAIPNLDQFIFCHESIQEYLRAFDKDVYANFAGYDK; translated from the exons ATGTTTGCCTTGAAAAGACTCGGAAGAAATTCTCAGACCACCTCAGAAGTCATTCGTACCGAAGAATTGAACACAAAAT ATACAGATGTCATTCACGAAGAAGAAAACACTACGGAATACATCAATAACTCGGTCGCTCTGCAGAAGCCTAAAATTTCTGTTGATTCCCTTGAGCACTATATTGATTCATTGACAGAAGATGGTACAAGAGCCGTATTTGAT AGCTTTCAACAAGGACTCATTAAGCCGTATGCTCACTCACAAAGAAGTGATAACGTGCCAAGGAACAGATACAGGGGAATATATCCAT ATGACGATTGCAGAGTAAAGCTTCGAGATGAAGATTCGGACTATATCAATGCAAGCTTTATCGAT GGTTATAAGAAGAGTAAAGAATACATCGCCACCCTTG GACCAATGTCGCAGCAACTGGGAAAAGAATTTGAACCCTTCTGGCAAATGGTGTGGCAACAGAAGGTCGAGAAAATTGTCATGATCACGAACATGATTGAAAATGCG TCGCTTAAATGTGAACAGTATTGGCCAAACGTTGGCACTAGCATGATGTATGGCGAGTTCAGAATCACATGCCATTCGGAGGACATGTATGCTGAGTTTACAAGGAGAGCTTTAACAATAATACgg TCCTCCAAAGAAAGGTCTTTCTTCCAACTGCACTTCACATGTTGGCCTGACAAAGGCATTCCTGACGATGTCACGGCAATCATTGAGTTCAGACAAAGAGTACTAAATACACCTACATCATTTAAAGGACCTACTTTGATTCACTGCAG TACTGGTGTCGGACGAACGGGCACATATATTGCTCTGGACATCCTGACGAAGGAGGGTGAAGCTGAACGAGCGGTTGATATACCCGGATGTGTGGTCAACATGCGGCAGAACAGGCCGAACATGATACAGACTTTT GAGCAGTATCAATATCTCCACAAGGCTGTTGTGTATTCCCTGACATTCAATTGTACACCGATCAAGGCAGAACACTTTCAACAGTACATGAAGACAACAAGAAGAGCTGACTTAAACAGGCAATTCCAG CAACTGCTACACACCATTGAACAGCGATCGAAACAGGAAGCAAACGCAGTCAAAAGGAACAAACAGCACTTGGCTAAAATTCGAGCCAATGCAGACATACCTG GTGATGAAAATCGACCAAGACTCTACCTTGGGTTAACAACTGGAGCTTCAGATTACATCAATGCGGTGTACATACAT agtttcaaagaaaaaaatcgcTTTCTGGTTGCACAGACGCCACTGCCAGAGACCGTTACTGACTTTCTGACATTGATCGTTCAAGAAAACTGTTCATGTGTTGTCAGCTTTGAACCAGACATGGACAAACAAAGG AATGTTGGAATTTACTACCCGGCGGAAAACATGCAGGCAATGACGAAGGGGTCATTTGAAGTCAGCTCTTCACGTGAAACCAAACAACCACATTATGTTATGAGGAGCCTTACGATACGATATAAGAAAGCGTCAGGG CACCCTTCTGAGAAAACTCTGTCCCATATGCAGTTTACCGAATGGGATGAACTGAAGAATGTCCCTCTATCTATTGAAACGTTCCTTACCTTTCTGAATGACGTGGAGGAAAACAAAGATGGACCGATTCTTCTTCATTGTTT TGATGGTGCAAGTAGAACGGGTCTGTTCTGTGTTGTGTCAATGCTGCTGCAGAAAATGGCCATAGAACACGAAGTTAGTATTCTGAATGCTGTTAGGAAAGTCAAGGCCATGCGACGATTGGCGATTCCGAATTTG GACCAATTCATCTTCTGTCATGAGAGCATCCAAGAATATTTGCGAGCCTTTGACAAGGATGTGTATGCAAACTTCGCCGGTTACGACAAATAG
- the LOC128212240 gene encoding receptor-type tyrosine-protein phosphatase S-like isoform X8 — MIFHILVLFCITRSYISDTDVIHEEENTTEYINNSVALQKPKISVDSLEHYIDSLTEDGTRAVFDSFQQGLIKPYAHSQRSDNVPRNRYRGIYPYDDCRVKLRDEDSDYINASFIDGYKKSKEYIATLGPMSQQLGKEFEPFWQMVWQQKVEKIVMITNMIENASLKCEQYWPNVGTSMMYGEFRITCHSEDMYAEFTRRALTIIRSSKERSFFQLHFTCWPDKGIPDDVTAIIEFRQRVLNTPTSFKGPTLIHCSTGVGRTGTYIALDILTKEGEAERAVDIPGCVVNMRQNRPNMIQTFEQYQYLHKAVVYSLTFNCTPIKAEHFQQYMKTTRRADLNRQFQQLLHTIEQRSKQEANAVKRNKQHLAKIRANADIPGDENRPRLYLGLTTGASDYINAVYIHSFKEKNRFLVAQTPLPETVTDFLTLIVQENCSCVVSFEPDMDKQRNVGIYYPAENMQAMTKGSFEVSSSRETKQPHYVMRSLTIRYKKASGHPSEKTLSHMQFTEWDELKNVPLSIETFLTFLNDVEENKDGPILLHCFDGASRTGLFCVVSMLLQKMAIEHEVSILNAVRKVKAMRRLAIPNLDQFIFCHESIQEYLRAFDKDVYANFAGYDK; from the exons ATACAGATGTCATTCACGAAGAAGAAAACACTACGGAATACATCAATAACTCGGTCGCTCTGCAGAAGCCTAAAATTTCTGTTGATTCCCTTGAGCACTATATTGATTCATTGACAGAAGATGGTACAAGAGCCGTATTTGAT AGCTTTCAACAAGGACTCATTAAGCCGTATGCTCACTCACAAAGAAGTGATAACGTGCCAAGGAACAGATACAGGGGAATATATCCAT ATGACGATTGCAGAGTAAAGCTTCGAGATGAAGATTCGGACTATATCAATGCAAGCTTTATCGAT GGTTATAAGAAGAGTAAAGAATACATCGCCACCCTTG GACCAATGTCGCAGCAACTGGGAAAAGAATTTGAACCCTTCTGGCAAATGGTGTGGCAACAGAAGGTCGAGAAAATTGTCATGATCACGAACATGATTGAAAATGCG TCGCTTAAATGTGAACAGTATTGGCCAAACGTTGGCACTAGCATGATGTATGGCGAGTTCAGAATCACATGCCATTCGGAGGACATGTATGCTGAGTTTACAAGGAGAGCTTTAACAATAATACgg TCCTCCAAAGAAAGGTCTTTCTTCCAACTGCACTTCACATGTTGGCCTGACAAAGGCATTCCTGACGATGTCACGGCAATCATTGAGTTCAGACAAAGAGTACTAAATACACCTACATCATTTAAAGGACCTACTTTGATTCACTGCAG TACTGGTGTCGGACGAACGGGCACATATATTGCTCTGGACATCCTGACGAAGGAGGGTGAAGCTGAACGAGCGGTTGATATACCCGGATGTGTGGTCAACATGCGGCAGAACAGGCCGAACATGATACAGACTTTT GAGCAGTATCAATATCTCCACAAGGCTGTTGTGTATTCCCTGACATTCAATTGTACACCGATCAAGGCAGAACACTTTCAACAGTACATGAAGACAACAAGAAGAGCTGACTTAAACAGGCAATTCCAG CAACTGCTACACACCATTGAACAGCGATCGAAACAGGAAGCAAACGCAGTCAAAAGGAACAAACAGCACTTGGCTAAAATTCGAGCCAATGCAGACATACCTG GTGATGAAAATCGACCAAGACTCTACCTTGGGTTAACAACTGGAGCTTCAGATTACATCAATGCGGTGTACATACAT agtttcaaagaaaaaaatcgcTTTCTGGTTGCACAGACGCCACTGCCAGAGACCGTTACTGACTTTCTGACATTGATCGTTCAAGAAAACTGTTCATGTGTTGTCAGCTTTGAACCAGACATGGACAAACAAAGG AATGTTGGAATTTACTACCCGGCGGAAAACATGCAGGCAATGACGAAGGGGTCATTTGAAGTCAGCTCTTCACGTGAAACCAAACAACCACATTATGTTATGAGGAGCCTTACGATACGATATAAGAAAGCGTCAGGG CACCCTTCTGAGAAAACTCTGTCCCATATGCAGTTTACCGAATGGGATGAACTGAAGAATGTCCCTCTATCTATTGAAACGTTCCTTACCTTTCTGAATGACGTGGAGGAAAACAAAGATGGACCGATTCTTCTTCATTGTTT TGATGGTGCAAGTAGAACGGGTCTGTTCTGTGTTGTGTCAATGCTGCTGCAGAAAATGGCCATAGAACACGAAGTTAGTATTCTGAATGCTGTTAGGAAAGTCAAGGCCATGCGACGATTGGCGATTCCGAATTTG GACCAATTCATCTTCTGTCATGAGAGCATCCAAGAATATTTGCGAGCCTTTGACAAGGATGTGTATGCAAACTTCGCCGGTTACGACAAATAG